A region of the Gammaproteobacteria bacterium genome:
CTGGCCGCCCGGTACCCGATTGTACGAGATGGACCTACCCGAGGTTCTGAATGCCAAGGACGACATAATTAAGGACGCTAAAGTAGAAGCAAGCTGCGAGCGCCACACAATCCGGGCAGATCTAAGGCAGGACACCTGGCCGGCGGCGCTTCTCGCCGCCGGCTACCAGCCGCAGAGTCCGTCGGTCTGGCTGATAGAGGGTCTGCTCTTTTACCTGCCCGAGGTCGCCGTGGATACGCTCCTGGAGAAAGTAAGTGCGCAAACAGTGGCCGGCAGCCTGCTCGGATTGGACGTGATGAACAGAGGTCTGTTCTTTTCTCCGCTGGCGTGGCGGCAGCGAGACGCCCTCACCCGGCAGGGCGCACCGGGACGTTTCGGGACGAATGATCCTGAGATGCTGATGTCCCGC
Encoded here:
- a CDS encoding SAM-dependent methyltransferase, producing MIRTRFFDEFLLDTCKNSGVRQVVLVAAGLDTRAFRLAWPPGTRLYEMDLPEVLNAKDDIIKDAKVEASCERHTIRADLRQDTWPAALLAAGYQPQSPSVWLIEGLLFYLPEVAVDTLLEKVSAQTVAGSLLGLDVMNRGLFFSPLAWRQRDALTRQGAPGRFGTNDPEMLMSRHGWEADVTQPGEEGSSFGRWPKPIVPRWLPGLPRSFLVKARRL